In Amia ocellicauda isolate fAmiCal2 chromosome 5, fAmiCal2.hap1, whole genome shotgun sequence, a genomic segment contains:
- the LOC136750274 gene encoding transmembrane protein 53: MMARSIAVSGITAQKISKCITFYKNDTIAAPAVTQTGPKPLLLLLPWLGSRPRAVDKYCEIYLKTGFDVLVVESEVTHFLWPRWGLDYGAKILDVLQSQQFISRPLLVHSFSIGGFTFAQVMLHISRKSQQYQSLTNRIHGHIYDSLVVGSVERMATGVGRVFFPRLQGLFQGVSLLYFRVFKKYTVDYYNDSINVFWNTPVKAPALFFFCDNDPLSDSEEVEKLTGHWQTQGISVGKKRWKESIHAGHLREHPEDYLTTLHNFVQSLNLFGLKATF, encoded by the exons ATGATGGCCAGATCTATTGCGGTCAGTGGAATCACTGCCCAGAAGATAAGCAAgtgcattacattttacaagaaTGACACAATAGCAGCACCTGCGGTCACACAAACTGGACCCAAACCCCTTCTCCTGCTCCTCCCATGGCTGGGTTCCCGGCCCCGGGCAGTGGACAAGTACTGCGAGATCTACTTGAAGACAGGGTTTGATGTCCTGGTAGTGGAGAGTGAGGTCACACACTTCCTGTGGCCCAGGTGGGGTTTAGACTATGGAGCAAAGATTCTGGATGTGTTGCAGAGCCAACAGTTTATATCCCGTCCGCTGCTTGTTCATAGCTTCTCCATCGGAGGCTTTACTTTTGCCCAGGTGATGTTACATATCTCCAGGAAATCCCAGCAATACCAGAGCTTGACTAATAGGATTCATGGTCATATCTATGACAGCTTAGTGGTGGGCTCAGTGGAGAGAATGGCAACAG GAGTCGGAAGGGTTTTTTTCCCTCGACTGCAGGGACTGTTCCAGGGAGTCAGTCTCCTGTATTTTAGGGTCTTCAAGAAGTATACTGTCGATTACTACAATGACAGCATCAATGTCTTCTGGAACACACCTGTCAAAGCCCCAGCGCTGTTCTTCTTCTGTGACAATGATCCACTCAGTGACAGTGAAGAGGTAGAGAAACTGACTGGGCACTGGCAGACACAGGGCATCAGTGTGGGGAAGAAGCGCTGGAAGGAGTCCATTCATGCTGGCCATCTAAGGGAGCACCCTGAAGACTACCTGACGACACTACATAACTTTGTACAGTCTCTCAACCTTTTTGGTTTAAAAGCAACATTTTGA